The Fibrobacter sp. genome includes a region encoding these proteins:
- a CDS encoding ATP-binding cassette domain-containing protein — translation MANVEIDDLRFTYLDGTMALDGISLNIADGESVGIVGANGAGKSTLVNHLNGYYLPQNGTIKIAGEVLSKKTQENIRRIVGVVFQNPDDQLFSARLYDDVAFGPENLGVEISELQKRVETTMKELNLWELRDKSPAHISHGQKRFAAFATVLVMKPDVIVMDEPTSDLDPRNRRKLINLVNALSATRITVSHDLDFIFETCKLVALMSTGKIVAYGKTEEILSNQLLLESNGLELPLKLQK, via the coding sequence ATGGCAAATGTTGAGATAGATGATTTGAGGTTTACATACTTAGACGGGACAATGGCTCTGGATGGCATTAGCCTGAATATTGCCGATGGTGAATCTGTAGGTATTGTAGGCGCTAATGGAGCTGGAAAATCAACACTTGTGAACCATCTTAACGGATATTATCTGCCGCAAAATGGAACGATAAAAATAGCCGGTGAGGTTCTGTCAAAGAAGACACAAGAGAACATCCGGCGCATTGTCGGAGTAGTCTTTCAGAATCCCGATGACCAGCTATTCAGTGCTCGCCTGTACGATGATGTCGCATTCGGCCCAGAAAACCTTGGCGTTGAGATTAGCGAATTGCAGAAAAGGGTCGAGACAACCATGAAGGAACTGAACCTTTGGGAACTTCGGGACAAATCGCCTGCCCATATTTCGCATGGACAGAAACGGTTCGCGGCATTTGCGACTGTACTGGTGATGAAACCCGATGTTATTGTAATGGATGAGCCGACATCTGACTTAGATCCACGGAATCGCCGAAAACTGATTAATCTCGTTAATGCACTTAGTGCAACTCGAATTACAGTATCGCATGACCTCGATTTCATTTTTGAAACTTGTAAATTGGTTGCTCTTATGTCTACTGGTAAAATAGTTGCATATGGAAAAACGGAAGAAATTCTTAGTAATCAACTTCTTCTTGAAAGTAATGGTCTTGAACTTCCGCTAAAATTGCAGAAGTGA
- a CDS encoding IS256 family transposase, protein MDVQSESTFLTEVVGILNEHGFDGVSRCVEILINEAMRIERNNALKAGPYERSENRKGYANGFKPKTVRSRIGNLTFEVPQVRGDVSFYPSALERGIRSERALKVAIGEMYVNGISTRRVTKVVEEMCGLQISSSDVSRASALLDEELNKWRNRPLGTIKYLILDARYEKVRIDGSVVSAAVLIATGVQPDGHRSVLGVSVSLSEAEVHWRSFLTSLMERGMHGVVCVTADDHSGLTAALNAVLPGVKRQRCQFHLQQNAGHYVPKVSMREEVAASIRAVFNAPDKTEANRLLQQAIVKYKKKASQLAEWMDINIPQGLTVFDLPEKVRKKLRTTNGVERLNRELARRTKIAGLFPNTDSLLRLSSALLMEISEEWETGKAYIKL, encoded by the coding sequence GTGGACGTCCAATCTGAATCTACATTTTTAACAGAGGTGGTGGGTATTCTTAATGAGCATGGCTTTGATGGTGTATCCCGTTGTGTTGAGATCCTGATCAATGAGGCTATGCGTATTGAAAGAAATAATGCACTGAAAGCCGGTCCTTATGAACGTAGTGAAAACCGGAAGGGTTATGCAAACGGATTTAAGCCAAAGACAGTCAGGAGCCGTATAGGAAACCTTACATTTGAAGTTCCGCAGGTTCGTGGCGATGTGTCATTTTATCCCTCTGCACTTGAACGTGGCATTCGAAGTGAGCGGGCACTCAAAGTTGCTATAGGAGAAATGTATGTTAATGGCATATCAACCAGAAGAGTCACTAAAGTTGTTGAGGAAATGTGTGGATTACAGATCAGTAGCAGCGATGTCAGCCGAGCTTCGGCATTGCTTGATGAGGAGCTGAATAAGTGGAGAAACAGACCTCTGGGAACAATAAAATACCTCATACTTGATGCCCGTTATGAAAAGGTACGAATTGACGGTTCTGTTGTTTCTGCTGCAGTTCTTATTGCTACCGGTGTGCAGCCTGATGGCCATCGCTCGGTACTGGGAGTCAGCGTCTCCCTTTCGGAAGCCGAAGTACATTGGCGTAGCTTTCTGACAAGCCTTATGGAGCGAGGTATGCATGGAGTAGTCTGTGTCACTGCCGATGATCACAGCGGCCTCACAGCAGCCCTGAATGCAGTTTTGCCAGGGGTAAAAAGGCAAAGGTGTCAATTTCATCTTCAGCAGAATGCCGGACATTATGTCCCTAAAGTAAGCATGCGGGAAGAAGTTGCCGCTTCGATACGAGCAGTGTTTAATGCACCGGATAAAACTGAAGCAAATCGGTTGTTGCAGCAAGCAATAGTTAAATACAAAAAGAAAGCTTCTCAATTGGCAGAATGGATGGATATCAATATTCCTCAAGGCCTGACTGTATTTGATTTGCCTGAAAAGGTCCGTAAAAAGCTAAGGACAACTAATGGTGTCGAACGGTTAAACAGAGAATTAGCCAGGAGGACAAAGATTGCTGGTTTGTTCCCTAATACCGATTCATTGTTGCGTTTATCATCTGCATTACTAATGGAAATCTCAGAGGAGTGGGAGACTGGTAAGGCTTATATAAAACTGTAA
- the cbiQ gene encoding cobalt ECF transporter T component CbiQ, translating to MKQSARLAYIHLAGRGTYAPAFFVNWRNHRAALIILLLFVFFVISVNKHDITAGIIYAVFPVMLITAGRLPIAPILKRLALISPFVLIMAAANPLLDTHPYIKINTMVISSGIVSGTVILIKSLVTISAVLAFTLCVPFYRICEILRDFRVPNVFVTQLVLLYRYSFLLVEEAMAMQKARNLRSFGKKGKDLFTTAKLIGSLLLRTNNKAERIYRGMIARGFNGELTKKKIDKIRIDEVVLTCAALLVFTLIRVIF from the coding sequence ATGAAGCAAAGTGCCCGATTAGCCTATATTCACTTGGCAGGCCGGGGTACTTATGCCCCGGCCTTCTTTGTTAATTGGAGAAATCACAGGGCAGCACTTATTATCCTGCTGCTATTTGTCTTCTTTGTAATTTCTGTAAACAAGCATGATATCACCGCGGGAATCATCTATGCGGTTTTTCCTGTAATGCTGATAACTGCCGGTCGTTTGCCGATTGCACCTATCTTGAAGCGATTGGCTCTCATATCACCGTTCGTTCTTATAATGGCTGCGGCTAATCCATTACTGGATACTCATCCATACATTAAAATAAACACAATGGTGATTAGCTCGGGAATAGTATCTGGCACTGTTATTCTCATAAAAAGTCTGGTCACCATTTCGGCAGTTTTGGCATTTACTCTGTGCGTTCCCTTCTATCGCATCTGTGAGATATTGCGCGATTTCCGTGTCCCGAATGTCTTTGTAACACAATTGGTTCTCCTTTACCGATACAGTTTTCTCCTTGTTGAAGAAGCAATGGCAATGCAGAAAGCCCGCAACTTGAGGTCATTTGGTAAAAAGGGCAAAGACCTTTTCACTACTGCAAAACTGATTGGTTCCTTGCTGCTGCGAACAAATAATAAGGCAGAAAGAATCTACCGAGGAATGATTGCCCGGGGTTTCAACGGTGAGTTGACCAAGAAGAAAATAGATAAAATCAGAATAGATGAAGTCGTATTAACCTGTGCTGCGCTACTGGTCTTTACGCTCATACGGGTCATTTTCTGA
- a CDS encoding PorT family protein, whose product MKFRYLLYCALFGYVFIVSSNACALEFSAGLKGGINLAKFYGARKLEIIVGHYDPYKNQVMKPGSMAGAVLQFKVSDKFALQPELLFSSRGQKISDGTDWKTLILNYIEVPILTQFLIPIGVVTPTIYAGPSLAFKIGKVNRIGKTGGIENNMDDNEREIFDKYYNKFDLGIAVGGSVGTKVGPGSLIADFRYTLGLLYIEKLTSDLESQGITKEDFSKHSVFTFGLGYLFAF is encoded by the coding sequence ATGAAATTTCGTTACCTGTTATATTGTGCTTTGTTTGGCTATGTATTCATTGTCAGTAGTAATGCTTGTGCACTGGAATTTTCAGCTGGTTTGAAGGGTGGTATAAATCTTGCAAAATTTTACGGGGCCAGAAAACTGGAAATAATTGTTGGTCATTACGACCCATATAAAAATCAAGTGATGAAGCCCGGTTCCATGGCTGGTGCTGTTTTACAATTTAAAGTATCCGATAAGTTCGCCCTTCAACCTGAACTTCTATTCTCTTCAAGAGGACAAAAAATAAGCGATGGTACTGACTGGAAAACTCTCATTTTAAATTATATTGAAGTACCTATATTGACACAGTTCCTCATTCCTATTGGTGTTGTAACGCCTACTATTTATGCTGGGCCTTCACTTGCCTTCAAAATTGGAAAAGTAAATAGAATCGGTAAAACCGGCGGAATAGAAAACAATATGGATGATAATGAACGTGAAATATTTGACAAATATTATAACAAATTTGATTTAGGAATTGCCGTAGGGGGTTCAGTTGGAACCAAAGTCGGTCCAGGCAGTTTAATAGCTGATTTTCGTTATACCCTTGGATTACTGTACATCGAGAAACTAACCAGTGATCTCGAATCACAGGGTATTACTAAAGAAGATTTTTCAAAACACAGCGTCTTTACATTTGGATTGGGTTATCTTTTTGCATTCTGA